The genomic DNA TACTAAAAATTGATTTAAACGGGTCTTACCACTCCAAGATGCTCCTGTTTCGTTATAGATGTCGAAAAGCACCCCACTTAAAAGATATGAAGGTGGTATTAATTGGTCTTCGTTTGGTATATTCTGATTTAATTCTAAATCGTCATAATTCTGACAACCATTTAATCCAATTATTAATGGTAAAATTAATAATAATTTTGTGATATATTTTTTCATAATAAATTTCGATTTTTAAATTGTTATAACAATCAACATTAATGATTGTTTAATAATTTTATTAAAATAAGCTAAAAAGTCAGGTTTATATTTAATCCAAATCTACGTGTAGAAGGAGATTGTAAAATTGTTTTTTTGCTAGAACTTCTACTAGTTGAATTGTATCCACTTGGAAATTGATCTAGATCAAAATCTTTGGTTTCAGCAAAGTATAGTAAATTTCGACCTACAAGAGATACTGAAGCATTTTCAATAAAAGTGTTCTTTAAAAGCTCTTTTGGAAATGTATAACCAATAGTAAATTCTCTTAGTTTAAGAAAAGTTTTACTGTTTAAATAAGCTTCATCTACTCTAGCACCCCCTCCATAAACAGACTGAACGTATCCTTTTAATAAAGTTACCTTTTCGTTAGGTGCAAATGTAAGTTCTTTCATATTACTGATATTACCCGCTGCATCATAACTAGGTGTACCATTTGTAATAACAACTCCTTCTCCAACAAAAGCAGGTGTTGCAGCAACAGTTCCGTTTAATGTACTATCCCATTCTTTACGCCTAGCTTCACCGTAAGCTCCAGTGGTTAGATCTAATTGATTACCAGCATTTAAAGCATACGCATAGGCTTCGTTATAAATAACTCCTCCAACTCTACCATCAAATTGAAAGCTTAACGAAAGGTTTTTATATGAAAATTTATTATTTATACCGAACACAAAATCAGGATTGGTATGTCCTAAAAGTCTTTTATTGTTAGTTCCTCTTGGGGCTTTTAAAGGAACACCAGCAGAAGAGTGTATAATTTGTCGGTCTGAGCTACGAAGAAATTCATATCCATAATAACCATCTAATCTATCCCCAACATTAAAAACATGATCTGGACCTGGTAGATAAATGCTACTTATTCCATTATAAACATCTTTAAGTTTTTCTTTATATGTAGACCAATTTGCAGATACATCCCAATTAAAACCATCTGTATTTTTAATAACTGACCCAAAAAGAGAAACTTCCAAACCATTTTTTTGTGTTGTAACACCGTTTATAGTTTGTTCCTTAAAACCTGTAGATGAAGCAATTTCTAGAGGGAAAATTTGTGGACCATTAATCGATGTAAAATAAGTAACATCTAATCCTAATCTATTTCTTAAAAACTTCATGTCTAAACCTACTTCATACGAAGTTACAGAATAACTTTCAAGACTTCTGTTTGCTAGTGTATTAGAAAAACTTGCTGCTGGATCATTGGCATAACCATTAAATATGTTATAATTATTTTGGTTATTATAACTTGGCCCATCATAAGAAGTTGTTACTTCATTTACTTGACCGATTAGATTTGAAATTCCTAGACCAGTTACTCCTTTATAAGCAGAACCAATAGTTGAACTAGTTAAGCCTCCTTTTACGTTTGCATAAGAACCACGCAATTTCATAAATGAAATAGCTTCTGGTAAATCTATATAATCTGAAACAACAGTACTAAGAGAAATAGAAGGGTAAAAAATAGCTCTATTATCTTTTGGTAATGTAGAAAGCCAATCAACTCTTCCAGTTACACCAAGTGTAAGATAATTTTTATAACTAAAATCTGCCGTATAATAAGCACTTGCGACTTCCATTTCTGAACGAAAACTATACGCTTTTACTGGAAACCTTGTATTGCTAAACGAGTAAATACCAGGAACAATAAGATAATCTGTTGTTACAAAACTTGAATTATAACGAAAAGTTCTAAGACTTGCCCCAGCAATTGCAGACACGTTAAAATTATCACCAAAATCTTTATTAAAATTCAATAATAAATCTGAATTATTTTCAAAAAGAGTTCTTTTATCTTCACGATAATCTCCTGCTCTTAAATCGGGACCAGCTCCAGCAGCGTAAGGCTTATAACTAATTATTGAAAAAGGCACTTTTTCTGTCCTTAATTGATTCCAAGTGGTTACTTGAGTTCTAGCAGAAATATCAAAAAAATCATTAATCTTATAGCTTAATTTAGCATATCCATAAACATCTGTTTTTTGATGTTCTTTTAACCATTCATTTGATATAAAATAAGGGTTATTTGTTCTTCCATATTCAGCAAATTGTTGTTGTACACCTTCTACGCCAGCAATACCTCCGTAATAATCACGCATATCCCTAACATCCCAATGGCTAGAGCCATATACTTCAAAACTATACATGTATCCTTGTGGTCCAGAAGATGTTTCAGGAACGTTTGGAGAGTTTTGTATGTTAAGATTTAAGTTTCCTTCTATTTTTAAACGATCTGTAAAATTATATCCTGCAGAAATATTAAAATTCGTAATATTTAACTTAGTATTCGGTACCATTCCTTTTTGATAATTATTAGAAATAGACATACGTAAATCATGCTTTTCTCCACTTGCAGCAATCGATAAGCTATTGGTAGCGATAATACCCGTTTCCATAAAATTCTCCAAATTATTTACCCCTTTTGCTAACCAAGGCGTTCCTTGTCGAACCCCTGTTATTGGATCGACTGGGCTATCCCATTGCGGAATATTTTGTCCTTCAAATCGGGGACCCCAAACATTAGTTCTACGAAAGCTACCATCAGCATCATATGTATCATTACCAAAAGCATATTGATAATTATTACCTGCTCCGTATTCCGATTGTTTAGCTGGTTTAGCTAAATAACCTTCTTCAAACATTATGCTAGAATTATATTCAATAGAAAATTTTCTGTCATCTTTAGTCCCTTTTTTTGTAGTTACTAAAATTGCTCCATTTTGTCCTCTAAAACCATATAAAGCGGCAGCATTAGCTCCTTTTAAAACAGTATATGTTTCTATATCATCAGCACTAATGTTCCAAGAGTTAGAGTTTATAGGCACCCCATCTACTACATATAAAACACCAGGATTACCTCTTAAAACAACTTGTGGAGCCCCTAATAATTCAGTTGATACACCAACGGTTAAACCAGCAACTTTACCTGCTAGTGAATTAATCGGGTTTGCCTCTCTTGCTTTTGTTAATTCAGACCCTTTTACTTGTTGCGTAGAATAACCAATTTTTCTGGTTTCTTTTTTAACCCCCAAAGCTGTTATTATAATTTCTTCTAATTGGTTTTCATCGGGTACTAAAGAAATATTTAAAATAGTTCGATTACCAACTATTATTTCTTGAGTAACAAACCCAAGTGACTTGAATACTAGTATTGTG from Polaribacter sp. ALD11 includes the following:
- a CDS encoding SusC/RagA family TonB-linked outer membrane protein, which codes for MKINKLTKLLPIFGLLIILIGTIGRAYGQERTLKGRIVDNEKNKLPGVAVFIKGTTYGSASDFDGNYSININDNNTILVFKSLGFVTQEIIVGNRTILNISLVPDENQLEEIIITALGVKKETRKIGYSTQQVKGSELTKAREANPINSLAGKVAGLTVGVSTELLGAPQVVLRGNPGVLYVVDGVPINSNSWNISADDIETYTVLKGANAAALYGFRGQNGAILVTTKKGTKDDRKFSIEYNSSIMFEEGYLAKPAKQSEYGAGNNYQYAFGNDTYDADGSFRRTNVWGPRFEGQNIPQWDSPVDPITGVRQGTPWLAKGVNNLENFMETGIIATNSLSIAASGEKHDLRMSISNNYQKGMVPNTKLNITNFNISAGYNFTDRLKIEGNLNLNIQNSPNVPETSSGPQGYMYSFEVYGSSHWDVRDMRDYYGGIAGVEGVQQQFAEYGRTNNPYFISNEWLKEHQKTDVYGYAKLSYKINDFFDISARTQVTTWNQLRTEKVPFSIISYKPYAAGAGPDLRAGDYREDKRTLFENNSDLLLNFNKDFGDNFNVSAIAGASLRTFRYNSSFVTTDYLIVPGIYSFSNTRFPVKAYSFRSEMEVASAYYTADFSYKNYLTLGVTGRVDWLSTLPKDNRAIFYPSISLSTVVSDYIDLPEAISFMKLRGSYANVKGGLTSSTIGSAYKGVTGLGISNLIGQVNEVTTSYDGPSYNNQNNYNIFNGYANDPAASFSNTLANRSLESYSVTSYEVGLDMKFLRNRLGLDVTYFTSINGPQIFPLEIASSTGFKEQTINGVTTQKNGLEVSLFGSVIKNTDGFNWDVSANWSTYKEKLKDVYNGISSIYLPGPDHVFNVGDRLDGYYGYEFLRSSDRQIIHSSAGVPLKAPRGTNNKRLLGHTNPDFVFGINNKFSYKNLSLSFQFDGRVGGVIYNEAYAYALNAGNQLDLTTGAYGEARRKEWDSTLNGTVAATPAFVGEGVVITNGTPSYDAAGNISNMKELTFAPNEKVTLLKGYVQSVYGGGARVDEAYLNSKTFLKLREFTIGYTFPKELLKNTFIENASVSLVGRNLLYFAETKDFDLDQFPSGYNSTSRSSSKKTILQSPSTRRFGLNINLTF